In Malus sylvestris chromosome 16, drMalSylv7.2, whole genome shotgun sequence, the following are encoded in one genomic region:
- the LOC126607995 gene encoding probable E3 ubiquitin-protein ligase XERICO, translated as MGISNFPPAVGGVLPLLVMNTVFSVALLKNMARSVLQVMGANINSHTFDENPDGCPEEMSRGRRISMTQFKSFCRNRGQTECCVCLCGFEAEEEVSELSCKHFFHESCLEKWFEHNNSTTCPLCRSVD; from the coding sequence ATGGGGATTTCGAACTTCCCGCCTGCAGTAGGGGGCGTGCTGCCATTGCTAGTAATGAACACAGTTTTTTCGGTGGCTCTGCTAAAGAACATGGCGAGATCTGTGCTCCAAGTGATGGGTGCCAATATCAATTCCCACACTTTCGACGAGAACCCTGATGGGTGTCCTGAGGAAATGTCTAGAGGGAGAAGAATCTCAATGACCCAGTTCAAATCGTTCTGCAGAAACAGGGGACAAACAGAGTGCTGCGTCTGTCTCTGCGGGTTCGAAGCAGAGGAAGAAGTGAGCGAGTTGTCCTGCAAGCACTTCTTCCACGAAAGTTGTCTGGAAAAGTGGTTCGAGCACAACAACAGTACGACTTGCCCTCTCTGCCGCTCTGTTGACTAA